Within the Drosophila miranda strain MSH22 chromosome Y unlocalized genomic scaffold, D.miranda_PacBio2.1 Contig_Y2_pilon, whole genome shotgun sequence genome, the region GTACTTCTCCGATAGAAGCGACTAACGTCACAAATTTTATTCAATGTCCTTGAAAAAGTCTTTGTTGTGCCGCACGTAACAGTTTGGTCGGGCAATGCGTCGATAGCCCCTGACTTGCATATAATTACCGTTTGTTGACACCCACAAAGTTGATTTAtagcaaaaaaacaaaaaaattaatttaaaactattccattaattaaacgagggggaacgttgtgagttgctgcggacaccgcaactctacagttatacccgatactaagtcagtattgctcttctccggcagacgctgctaatattaaacgacacgacaaagagtgcgtgcgagagagacagaaaatcagtctgagcgtgacgtcgggcgctgcgtagccagtgcaaattgatttgttccttttggctatacaaattatctgatctggtccagattcagcaatctgatagatatggtcgttatctacaAAGGACTACAaagcccccacaaaggacgaaaatctgtggcatccagatttttaaagatacgataaaaccaaaaacgcagaatcgtagaaggtgactatatgttctagaatgtaaaatctcaaccagatcgtataatttttatagccagaatcaagaaaacaatgtaattttttctcgctctgtctctttctaactcacaggtttcatggtcggttttgccaattgcaaaatatgagttcaaggatctcagaacctataagagccagagcaaccaaatttggtatccacactcctgtgatatcggaccttgaccgtttcgtgtccaaatttcgccacacccccttccgcccccgcaaaggacgaaaatctggggcatccacaaatctcagagactattaaggctagagtaaccaaatttggtatccgcacttctgttagatctcactataaaacgtatatctcagaatttcgccccacccctttccgccaccacaaaggacgaaaatctgttgcatccacaatattgcacattcgagaaacgcagaatcatagataatgaccatatctatcagattgctgaatctggaagAGATCGGATCATTGTTGtggccaaaagcaagaaatcaatttgcagtggccacgcagcggcgacgtcacgctcagactgattttctgtctctctcgcacgcactctttgtcgtgtcgtttaatattagcggcgtctgccggaggagagccatactgactaagtatcgggtataaatgtagagttgcggtctccgcagcaactcacaacgttccccctcgtttttgtatTAAATCGTCCACAGCTTCGTCTATAAAACGATGTGCCCGTGATGATCCTCAGCTAGAACGATACATCATTAATGCAGTGTACCAGATAAAGCCGCGACTTATGCATGGGGATCTGGGAGACGGTTATAAAACGCCACCATTGGAGCCTCTTTCTTTGGATAACATAGAACTCGGCCAAAGTAGTCAGTTCCAGGCTGTGTTTACACACCTCGAGGCTAGTGGAGGCAGCAACTTTATTATTGATCGTCTTATGTAGGTAGAGCTAATGGCTAATCAAGAGTCCATCAATTAATATATTTTCTCTTTGAAGTGCCAAACCAGCACAGATATCCTACGATCTTTGGATAACTCTGCCGCGCATAGACTTTAAGGGCAAGTATTCTATGCATCTTAATCTGCTGCTTTTGGATATTAAGGGAAGAGGAAACATGCATGGATACGCCGGTGAGTTCGAACATTCAGTAAACGGAAAGAACCCCTGTTACAATATAAACGATACCCATCAAATAGAAAACGCTAAGGCTTTTGTCAGGATGCGTGGCACTCGCTATCTGCGAGACGGGCAAGAGTACGTAAAGTTCACCAAGATGACCATGCGCATACAATTTAAGGACTT harbors:
- the LOC117193531 gene encoding protein takeout-like — protein: MISGWSYNSLLLLLMSLAMCPWTGAKLPSSIKRCARDDPQLERYIINAVYQIKPRLMHGDLGDGYKTPPLEPLSLDNIELGQSSQFQAVFTHLEASGGSNFIIDRLIAKPAQISYDLWITLPRIDFKGKYSMHLNLLLLDIKGRGNMHGYAENAKAFVRMRGTRYLRDGQEYVKFTKMTMRIQFKDFKLNLENLFNGDRILGEVGNTLINSNQELYLNEIIPGLERGLSKKFLDVANEILDTATFDEMFPPGRTIINPISFPSPSAGLGPSIFEPPFASKNPAGSILDHP